In Ornithodoros turicata isolate Travis chromosome 1, ASM3712646v1, whole genome shotgun sequence, the DNA window GAAGTCGTACTCCAACGTACGGAGCCGCAAGCGCTGGAGGCGAGGGGTCAGCTCGTCCAACCTCTTCGCCGAGAAGATCGGCACcagcggcttgtggtccgtCTCGACGTGAAACTGCAGCCCCAAGACGTACATGCGAAATTTGTCGCATGCCCAGACGATTGCAAGTGCTTCTTTTTCCACTTGGGCGTAGCGCTGTTCTGCCTCGCTCAATGCCCGTGATGCGTACGCGACTGGACGCCGATGTCCGTCTGTCTCTTCCTGCAGCAGTACTGCGCCGAGGCCATAGGACGATGCGTCGACAGATAGTGTGATTGGCCGTTCCGGCGAGTAAAAGGCGAGGACCGGCGTTCTTGTGAGGTCGTCCTTAATGCTCTCAAACGCTTGTTGTTGTCGAGGGCTCCACAGCCACGCAGCGTCCTGCGACAGGAGGTCGCGTAATGGCTTGGTCTTCTCCGCTAGCCCAGGTAGGGACTTCATGAGGTGGTTCACCATGCCGAAAAATGATCGTAGCTCCGCTACATTTCTCGGCGGTGGCAGACGACGAACTGCCTCTGTTTTCGCAGGGTCCGCGGATATACCCTCTGCATCCAGGATGTGGCCGAGGAACTCTATCCTGGTTTTTCGAAACTGACACTTTTGTGGGTTGAGTGTCACACCCGCTTTGGCTAGCGTCTTCAGCACGGCTTCCAGGCGCTGGTCGTGTTCGGCTTGGTCTTTGCCGTAGATCAGAATGTCGTCCATATGGCAGGACGTGCCTTCCAAGCCCTCCAAGATGCGTAGCATCTCCCTCTGGAAAAATTCGGGCGCTGTGGAGATTCCGAACGGCAGTCGCAGAAACCTGTATCGCCCGAACGGCGTGATGAACGTGGTCAACTCGGAGCTTGGTGGGGAAAGTGGCACCTGCCAATACCCTGCGTTTGCGTCAAGCTTGCTGAAGAGCTTGGCACCGCTGATATGGCATAAATTCTCCTCCACCGTTGGCATGATAAGCCTCTCGCGCATGACTTGTTTGTTCAGTTCTGCGTAGTCTACGCAGATGCGCAGTTTCCCATCCTTCTTCTTTGCTACGACCATCGGCGCACACCAAGCTGTAGGGCGGTCGACTTGGTGGATAACTCCGAGACCCTCCATCCGCTTTAATTCTGCCTGCACGCTGGGCAACAGGGGGATGGGCACCCTCCTGGGATAATTCACTGCGTGTGGCTTTGCACCTGCGACTAGCTTGATGTCGTATGCCGTATTCATATGGCCTAACGGTCCGAACAACTTCTTGTACTTGGATGCAATGGGGTCGCTTGTAGAGCTTTCTTCCACTGCCAGTATTTGCGGGAGCACGTTGAGTGACTGGATGGCCGGACGCCCGAGAAGCGTATGCTGTAGGTGTCGGACGACAAAAACGTCCTGACGGGTTGTCCGTCCATTCCATGTTATGTCGACTTTGAGCTGTCCCACTGTGTCGATCTTCGACCTTCCCGGCCCGTATAGCACCTTAGTAGGCCGTGTCACGCACGACAGATCCTTGGGCGGCAGAGCTGATGCCGGTATAGCTGTCACATCCGCTCCTGTATCCACTTTAAACCGGATGTCGGTTTCCTGGACCCGCGCTGTGATAAACCAGGGATCAGTGGTGGGTGACTTGTTGCTGATCGTGCCTAAGAAGACTTCCTCCAAGACGGTCTTGGGAGTTGGTCCCCGAGAGGGGCCAGGACGCTTTGCGCGGGACTGTTTCCCTGGCTCGTTGGTCTTTCGCGACTGGCAGACCGTTGCGAAATGTCCAAGCTTCTGGCAAAGGATGCACTGCTTCCCTTGTGCCGGACACTGTGCTCTTTCGTGTGGCTGCGCTGACCCACACCATCGGCAGGCGCTCCGTTGCTGAACGCTTTGCCCAGCTGAGTGACGAGGGGTGGGTCGGCGAGTCCGTCGAGAGTTGTTGGTTCCCTGGCAGGGATGTTGAGTTACCGCGTCCAGCGCAGGCGTGGTTGTCGAGGAAGACAGACCATTTCCCCGAACAACAGGCTGTTGGCCCTTCACCGTTTCCGACTGGCGAGCCGTGTTGACTGCTTTCTCCAAAGTCAGATTAGCGTCCAACTGAAGCTTCTCGCTCAAATTCTTGTCCCGGAGTCCGACTACTAACCGGTCTCGGATAAGTTCGTCCTTCAGGGATCCGAAGTCGCAGCTCTCTGCCAGACGATGTAAATCCGTCACGAATTCCTCGACGGCCTCATGTTCTAGCTGGCTGCGCTGgttgaagcgcgcgcgttcgaaAATGACGTTGCGCCTCGGAATGAAGTGCTTCTCGAAACGCGACTTCAGCTTGTTGTAGTCCTTTGCTTCCTCATCGTCGAGACGTAGAGAGACCAGGACGTCCTCCGCTTCGCTTCCCATGGCGTACAGAAACGTATTGATCTGCGTGTCGGCATTCTGGTTCTGGAGGCCCGATATGACGCGGTACCGCTCCCACCTCACAATCCACCGTTTCCAACTCTCGGGGTGGCGGAAGTCGAACCGCTCGGGGAGTTCGATCGCGAAGGGGTTGAAGGAGGAGGACGTGTGCGGTACCGTCGACGTGGCAGAAGTTCCCGGAGTCGGCTCGTCGTTCGACATGGGTATGCAGAAGTGCTGCGCCAGCAACTCGCGGCAGTATTGTAGGCTGAGACGTGGGATCAGTAGCCACTGACCGCTGCCACCATGTCGTGGTCCAGCGTGTGCAGATCTGAGGACAGAAGCCAAGGAGACGACCAGCCGGTAGAACAGCAGAACATTTAATGACGTTACCAGCATTCACCAGCTCGCGCTAGTCCACGACAACGAGCGAGTCTCGTTGTCGTCGTCTATTGTACATATACGACACAATTCAAACAAATGAAATTCCAGAATACGCATCGTATCAAAAATATTGCAAGTGAAatttgaatgaaaatttgaaattaaaatttattccGAACAAATCAACTGAGGAGGCGAGCAGACCGTTGGTCGCGATGTCGCCAAGAGGACGCGTTGTAACACATTTCCGCGCCGCACCGCATAGTGGCTCGTCCgagttgaaaatagttcgcgttAGTTCAAATGTTTGTGTATATCGTCAAAAGTACATGTGTCGTGGTACCTTGGTGCTACACCTCTTACTAAGCTATTGTTGTGCATTCCGCGCAAGATTCAGTGCATGTATGTGGAAGCGTTCCCGGGAGTCACCAACGGATTAATGAGTATCTCACGAAATGTTGGGGTGGTAGGATCCACGCTGTCGCTCGCAGGCAGTTGGCGTCATTCGGGCTTCACTTTGTGGATTTTATCCGTTTCTGAGGTATGTAGCCGATTTGTCACGTATTCCCGTTCTTTcatcgcagttttttttttttgcccctgCTCGTAGGCATTACGTCTGTTGATGGGAGAGACGTGCAGTCAGTTTGTAGCCACCCGCGCTGTGTGCATCGGTATGTAATATATTTTGACGCTGACATGCTGCTGTTCCAGTATATTTTACATGGACTTTTGAAAtggtcccagtaaaccatatatgtctcagaaacgtccacacgatatcccacttgggattttgggatatcccagggactaggctgaatagcccgttgacgtctctgggacagacagaggacccgtatttctcccacatttgctgatccagggaaggctccaggaatgtctctcagggatatttggacatatagaggacatatcaggacgtattattattgttgtattttgtagcttttttgcaatttttacttattctacGGAAAATACTACTCTGCAACAGAGAAGATCGTATCAACGaactcttgtttattgaacacaaaCCAAGTACAGTGATGTTACATGCACTGTAAGAAACGCTCTCTCTAATAGTACAAAGTAtgatattacaacataaataggctaattattaacaatatagggtgacacggataagacgcataataagacaataatggtcataataataataatcacgtgatagctacgccacttcgcaaccgtcatccctgaaagataaccaataacatagttaattgcatctattgggatagcagctcaaacactgccataaataggcgtaaagaacagacactgtgcaaaaagtgggaacaaatgcaagacagtgacttaccgcagtttctcttgcagtatagatggttacatgcggaagcagcctaatcactggcagacccaagcgacgtcttccggtttatgcctggctcttcagtgttgtagagataccagtaactttacacatgtgaggctatccatggttgtgtgtggatactgtaaaacagtcatgttttattaatctagagtcacatcgcgtccatgtgacatttaagaaagataagcggtcatgcaaaaaacaaggaactttgaaaaacagtgcagtcAAACGTGAAAACATAACTCCATCCTTTACATGAAAGACAACTGTAGTATCTACTAGCAGGCTGCGCATAGTTAATAGAACTTGCTTCACCATTGCTTTCATCATCCCCAATCAAATCCTGAATCAAAGAGATGTGAAGAATTGGACTTGCACTTTGTACCTGTACACACACAATCTCACACGGTTCCGCCGTTCGCATGAGTTCGTCAGTGATACGCACCAGACTCCGCAGGTAAAGCAAACTACAGCTGTTTACTCAGATACAAAGCTGTCATTGCTCCACACCTCTACCACATGTGATTgttgaaaaaacaacaacgcacaaatcttaagtgaggcaaaaggTAGAACGAACTCACCTTAACTGCAAAGCCGCAGAACAAAGGAACGCTAGCTCTCGCACACCACGGCAATCGTTGTTATGCACAACGTAGTTGTTCgacgtactggccagtactgcctcgatgctcccgatattccagtacaaaatacgcacGATGCTGAGGTTCCAAAGACCCTTCCGTGTGACATGTCATATCCTACCGAACCGCTACGACGATGCACCTCGcctgtttgaaacggcggttggagaatgtcgatggcgatgaggcagacgtcgttacgcttcggctcgcgcttgttgggaactTCATTCTTGTTATATCACTCAACATACCtgaccgatcattataattcccgtggaaaaggtaaaatatgtttttttctctttctcttttgtttattgactatggtgcgatacgtgatgagtcgttacaaatatgattagaAAACGTATGGATATGATGGCATAAAAtcaatattattattatgaggaaAGAGTGAGATAAGTACCACATCAAACAGGCCTTCCTCTACATGCGAACGGCACGTGAACAAATTGGGTGCGCAGTATGTTGAGTAAAGACGCAACGACTTTTCCGTTCGTGATAAAAGTTGACAATATGTCGAAGGTACAATATAGAACCCACGCAAATATTTGCTGCGCAAATCTTTCGTTGAGTGGCTCTTGGAAAATCAACGTTGTTCTTTATGTTCACAatccaccattgaccaggtacagttgAAATAGCGTTGATTCAGCACTATCTATCTATACATACAACATTGCtcaacattagtcaacattagacaacgtGCATTCTACGTTACACCAATAGTCGGTGTTGAACAGCAGCTTATTCTGTGAGAGCTTTTTATTTGTTCAGTTGTACATGCCTGAAGTGAGACGTGATTTATTTAAGGATAGTTTATAACCTTTTTATGCAAAAAATGAAattgccacgtctgagaatgctggaaatggctgttatcgacacaataaatccttgtaaggtaaagaaatgtcattgttgtgatattcgttgtatatccacagaatattcactgggggatatttgtgacgtctcatggtggatatacagcggacgttgtgaagatacgcgtgacatctgtgacgtgtgagaccaatttgggaggtctgtgggatattgatggtttgctggggtATTTCTTGAAGGTCATGGTCTACGACGCGGCTGGCATAAGGGCGTCGGCGTTTGCAGCAGGTGGTCAAAACGGAATTTTACCGAACTTGGATGGCATTAATTTTCACGCCAGAAAGGCAAGCGGGACGGGGCATCGCCAATCACTTACGAAACACAAAAGAACCCAGTGGCATTGAGTTCGTCAAGATTTTCGTCGGCGCTGTTTGGATGAATTTTCTCATTATGGATTTATGTTGTGTGTGTTGAGTATGGACAGTATGCTTTCAAAACATTTAAGTGTTGAATCAAGTTCCTACTCTTGttgtttactatgtcttgccAGCGATTTTCAATTGACTGATAAATATTCACACTTATACAAAGCATCTGAAATAACTTTCACCTTTGTATCTGCCACTTGTAATATTTTCATATCTACTGCATTGTTATGTGTGTAAGAATAAATGTTAACGCAGAAACGGCATCTAGTGTAACTCCTTTTTAGAGCAAAAACATGCTCTCTGCTCATTTCATGCAGTAGAATCGCATGCTACTGCACATTTAACAGGTGCATCGGTAATCAAAATTTCAAGGTAACTTTAATGGGAAAATCTTTGCTGCGGCACATTGGACCAATGGGAAACTCACTGGCCTGCACTGGGTGTGATTGAGTGTGGTTCCACTTCATCCCCATTGATATTTACAGTGCTTTCTCATGGAAACCCACTAGATTCCCGttgttttcaatatggtattGGCCCAAAATTATCGATTCGGAATGGGAAATTTTGGTCACTCTAATAGAGAATTTTGAATGCGATATCCACTTAAACAGAATGAGATTTCTGGgctattttgaattggactGTTTCCAGCAGGGACTCGTTTGTACTCGTGTAGCTTTGAATACTTCTTCCAGAAGAGTTCTAAAATGGTCTGTCAACAACAGACTTCGAAATACGTGCAAAAGTTGTACTTTGTagcgtacagcttgggacaaaagtttacggaacacgccactggcgtatttcttcaatGGAAGGGCATCATGGTAGTTACCAGGAGGAGagcgaataagaaacgggtgaccacCTCTtttatccatctctcagtatgtgtctCCGCTCCTGGTTGCAGCTATAGCGTGTCACttcaatggagaaatgcgacaccccggtatTCCGTAATATTTTCTTCTTAGCTGTACAATTACAATTCTGTTGCTCAATGTTTGTTGCGTTGAGGACCTTAAATGTCAGTCCAACTGCATGCTTTTTTTGCTGTTTCTCTCGAGCGCATAGTAATTTTATAATGCACTAATGATGCTCCGTCAACATTGGTTTCCTGCCAATGCCATTGTAggttggttaaaaaaaaaacaccttccACAGCGTTATTTTGGTTGACCCAGTTGTTGCTTGTTGAGCCAGCTGTTGAAGATATACTTTAGGATGTGAACTGAGTGAAAAAAATGAGTTGGCTTGCCAGTTTGTCTAATGCATTTGAGAAGGTTGTGATATCATTGACTTCCATACCGTCCTGCAGCTGGCATGTCTTGATAGTCTTCAGATAACAGCCTATCAATTGGTGATTCTGACAGATAACCGTGTCTGTGGAGTATCACCCCCTAGAACATGTATGAATAATATAAATAATAtaattttttaataaaaaaatggctaggaagcaagtgagctAGTGAaaatgatgcataatgtaaaaccccgagactagggaacacgaaaggacgagttgtgtctgtcctttcgtttccttagtctcggggttttacattatgcatactTTTTTAGTTGTGACAGCTGTCCAGAATCTGGAGAACTCAGGGTAGTGAACCACATTCAGGAGCTGCTGAAATGATGCACCCAtcattttctttccttcttcattGACCCAATCATATGATGTTGCAAAGCATTTGCTTCAGTACtcgcttcccttttttttcttctcaggtGCCTCTTGTAACATGCTTGCAGTAGACAAATAACTGGGGCAGGCGGTTAGCACATACACGTCACATCATCTAGTCAGCCATGGGGCTTCAGTTAGACGACGACTTCCTTCTCTGTCTTGGGGTCAACGTAGCCTGATGTTTTTGTGATTGGTTCTGTCTTAAAATGAAGCTCGCAAACCGACGTAGAAATCTTACACTTTTACGACTAATGCTTTGTATGCAGTGCTGTTCTTCACGAACTAAATATGTATTGATATATGTGTGCATCTCCTTATTCTTCTTTATTCTACTTGCAAGGTCCTGCGAGAgttgaacaaaaaagaaagtagcATGAGCACATTTGGCAGTTTTATTAGTACTTTTGTCCTTGATGATTCAGGAGGATTGAAATTCCTCCGTTTTGGACCTTTGTCACAATTGCCCTGGCACCCGGGCTCGTCGGTTAAGCATGCTACAACGTTAAAAGGCTCGTTCTGTGATGAAATAATCACGCATGCAGTGGAACGCGAGCATCTAGCAATGTAAAATCTCGCGGGGTCACGAGCAGTAGACGAAGTAGCCGGACGGGATTCTGTGATGTCATGGCGCTGGAGAGGGAAGCACGGAGGTCTTCTCCTACCTAGATGGTGTTGTTCCAGCCCGTCGTCGTGCTGCACGAGAGCGCGCGGAGAATGTCATTCTGTTATGTCCTACGTTATCGTACATTGCTGCTTGTCTGTCTTTCGCGATCGCTAAAGCTTCACGAGCATATTGCAAGGCAGGTCTAGTATAACTTAACACTGATATTCAAGTCGAGGCATTTGTACAGACATGGCACGATACATAACAAAATTAATTCAACATACTTCTGCCACCATGCTCGCTTTATTCCCTTTTGATCACATGGTAGCGAAGGCGTCCTGTAGGTGCCGTGTTTGCGTACTGGGTCGTCATCCGCAATGTCTTCCAATTATGACAACATAAAGAGGGCGTTGTAAGATGCCTGACTGCACATGCACGTCCCGTGTAATGTGGAGGAAATGTGACCTCCACCTCTGCTTTACACAGGAGCGAGATTGTTTTTATGAGTTCCATACGATCTAAGTGTAATGTGCAATGGAGCCATGTTACCACATGGTAATAATACCATATCTTTGAACAGTCTAAATAAATTGTTTAGCAAATACATTCCTAGCCTACTTGGATTGTATGCAAGTTTAGTATTGATACACAGTTTACGAAACTAACAAACTTAATTCAACATATTTTTGTCACCATGCTCTCTTTATTCCCTTTGACCACATGGTAGCGAAGGCATTCTATAGGTGCTGTGTTTGCGTACTTGGTCGTCATTCGCAACGTCTTCGTTATTTAAGAGCACGTAAAGACGTATTTGGAGCCAACGTCGAACATGGAACTCATTTTCGTCGTTCACTCTCCTCTCCCAACAGCGACGATCCTAAGCGGAGGGGCTGGCAAGGGACGGCTCTTTGTCCCTCATCCCGcgcagtgtacactcttaaaaatgaacttcaccgcatagcacgctcctagccaaccattgtcgagaatgatatcgttatctgtcctgatttgttgaaaacgagaggcgtacgccttttctgtgacaattatgaacagcataagtgtcacagaaaaggcgtacgcctcccgtttccatcaaatcagggcagataacgatatcattcgagatgatggttggctaagagcgtgctatgcggtgaagttcatttttaagagtgtactatgtGGCTCGCCTGCTGCTATGATGACGAGTTGGGTCAACGCATTGCGAATCTGAGATATGACGCGTGAACACGCCCGTGATCATTCAAGGGCAGTGTTGTCCCCGCTACTCAATTTAGgtagcgaaataccgctacccgctaccctatttaaaagtagcgcgataccgctaccgctacaaaaaaaaaaaatagagagttttagtacatcgtacgctatcgcctttgcgtacggaagcgatagcgttgttggttctgcgcactgggCGAAGCTCGCTTTCTGTTGTGGACGTGCGCAGAActatcaacgctatcccttgcgtacgcaaagggatagcgtacgatgtactaaaactcactaatgtagCGCAATTACCCTTCCGCTACTTTCTCGCCGAAGGCGTATGAATATGTGATTCGATACATTCAAAGATATGTGCTCTTGCTGATACTTCGTTTCTTGCGATCAGTGCTTTCTGAAAGTGTACTGGggagccagtttgacttcgtcgaaactcacatccccatttttttctttattcacatcacatcacatcactttCTGAAAAAGTCATTACACACTTGCATTGAACTTCGAGAACAGTTGCCGCTCAAAGTTCCCGTCACTGAGCCTAACACGTTTCTTGGTGCGTATCGGCGCAAATACTGAAAAGTCGTTCGGCAGACGCACTTGACGGAATGGCGATATTCAGCCTGAGGAACGCCCTTGGATAACCTTGCTTTAGCGACGGCAAATTAAAGTTATCTGGCACATAGAGGTACTGAGTAAGCTCACGACCAGCTGGATCTGCTGTAGAAGttgactccccccccccccaaaaaaaaaaaaagaaatcatctGCATGGAGCTTGCTCGTGGATTCCTCGGCGCTCTCACTTGAGGCGACCGAACACCTTAGCACTTCGTTTACGGTGAAGCTGGTTACTTCCTTTCGTTGGTTTTCATCCGTGAGCCATGAGAGCTTGAACCTCAGAATTAAGACAGCAGCGATTTGAAGGCTGTGGTCTGACATGAATCGGTCGAACCTAAAGTGAATACCATGTATCGTTACCGGTTTCGCAGTCGAATACGATACGGAGCATGTAGTAAAATCACCTTTAGACGCTAGAGTCTAGCGtcaaatttattttattttgtcccTCAAAAGTAGTGGAAATTACTTTCCCGCTACAAATAACAAATGTAGCGGAATTacacctccgctactgaaaaaagtagcgattaCAGAAGCGGCGCTAcaagtagcgccgctacgcacaacactgTTCAAGGGCCTCCCACCTGCGCAGGCGAAGGCGTTCGGAACGATAGCGAACTTTCGGAGCTACGAAATGGCGAGAAACACACCCCGCCGGAGAGCTTCCAAtggggtttattcacatgatgtCGTCCGCAGGAGAGCGCCACAGTCGCTAGCAGATTTGCCGCCATAATGTAGGACCCTCAGGTTTTGACTGTCCAGCTTTACGCACATGACATTCACCGCCgttcatttggtgtttcaaagttattgtacTGTGTTTATATTAGCTGTACAGCCCacatcagagttaacttgaacgccattccttGTACACACACTTGTGTCACGTGTCAGCACTGTTGTGTCTTTCTAATACTGTGACGCAATCCTTTCCAGGCTTGGTGTGAACACCTACGCAATGAGTGGCTGAGACAAGTAATTCAATACGGCACCCACACGCCTCCAAAATACAGGTATTTCCTACAGCGTGACTTTGGTTTCTTTTTGCTCGACAAATTTTCACAAACAGAGACATGTATTATGTTCTATTTATCTTTCTCTTCCAAGGTCACTGTGCCCCTGAGCAACATGGACGAATTTTCTGCAGCGTTTGGCTGCTCAGGAGGCGCACCAAAGGATCAGCGCGAGAAATGTAAACTTTGGTGAACTACATAAATGATTCACATAGCCACGTCGGCATATTACTTTCATTAAAAATAGTTGAATAGTTTAACTGTATGTTTCATAAGTACTCGAGAACACGCGAGCTCAACTGTTAAAGCGCTTTGAATGCATAAAAATGAAATCACTTGTTGCGATAGGTCGGCCGCAGCGCGCCCTTTTAGTTGACAACGGATGCTGAGTGGTAAATAATCGGGAAAATGAACAACATGCACAATTTAACAGTGATTTCAGTAAAAAAAACACTAACATAATATCGTTTTAATAGTATTTTATGGCAGCCTGTTTTCTGTCCTTTACATAATGAAATTTGTGCGTACACACTTCGCTGACGTGTGAAGGAAGCTCGCGAATTGGCAAAGCCGCGTCTACAAAGACTTGGGAGGATGGGGTAACTTCCAATCATCCTGCATACACGGAGCACCCCCAACGAAGGCTACTAACGAACCCAATGTGGGCTATTAAGCTTACATGTTTTCATTACTGGGTAGTTAATTGTGACCGATCATCGGAAACTCTCTTCAGTTTTTGATCATAAGAAACACGCTCGTGCAGTAGCAGCTAGCACACTACATCGCTGGTTGACGTTTCTAGCAAATTTCAGGTACCACATGCGGTATCAAAAAGGCAGCACCATAGGTAATGCAGACGGGTTGTCACGAGTTCACTTCGAGACACAGCAGACAAAGTGGAACAAATTTACTACTTCTCATCCATGAGGGGCATACCGCTAACTGCCATAGATGTCCAGACGGCGACTGACAAGGATGAGGTGTAAGGGAAATGACATTGGCAGATTGGCCACGTAAGGTAAATGAGAAGGTGAAATAATTTTTTGTTCGTAGGTACGATCTGTCAGTGGACATGAACTCTGTTGTGTGGAATAATCGTGTAGTCATACCACAAGCTTTACAACGTGAAGTGCTTGAAATGTTGCACGAGGAGCACCCGGGACTTAACAAACTAAAAGCTTTGGCTCGATCCACAGTATGGCGGGTTGGTAATGACAAGCAGTTGGAACAAGTCGCACGCGAATGCGACATTTGTCAGAGTGTTGCCGCTGCAGGCTGCGCCCTTGCAACCTTGGTCATGGAGCATGACGCCGTGGGAGCGTGTTTTTATTGATTTTACGCAGAAAGAAGGGAAATACTTCTCGGTATTAACTGACGCGCACTCTAGTGGCTCGAAGTACGTATTATGAGCAACACGTCGGGCGATAACACAGTGGAACAGGTTCGCTCTATTTTTGCTGCGTACGGGTTGCCGAAAGATGTGGTGACGGACAACGGTCCTCAGTTTAAGTCGCATCAGTCTGAAAGCTTCCTTCAGGCCAACGGAATACGACACACTGTAACAATCTCCGTACCATCCTGCGTCAATTGGATACGCGGAACATGCTGTATAAACACTTAAAAAGCCCTCCTTAAAGCATCTTTAGCGGATGAACAAGGGTGTTAGGCGTTCAACACAGTGCTTCAACACTTGTCTGAAACATCGAAAGAACGCTTGCTTAGTTTCTTCAACCAAATCTGGGCAGATAGCACATTACCATCCGCATGGTAAACTGCTACTGTTGTTCCActgttaaaacctggaaaagatCCTTCAAATCCAACTAGCTATCGACCTATCGCTCTCACGAGCTGCATCGGCAGAACGTTTGAGCGTATGCTCAATGGTCGCCTCATCCATTTCCTAGAGGAAAAGAAATGTCTTTCTGAacttcagtgtggttttcgtgcTGGACGTTCGTCAACGGATCACCTCGTTCGAGTAGAAAGAATG includes these proteins:
- the LOC135379094 gene encoding uncharacterized protein K02A2.6-like translates to MLVTSLNVLLFYRLVVSLASVLRSAHAGPRHGGSGQWLLIPRLSLQYCRELLAQHFCIPMSNDEPTPGTSATSTVPHTSSSFNPFAIELPERFDFRHPESWKRWIVRWERYRVISGLQNQNADTQINTFLYAMGSEAEDVLVSLRLDDEEAKDYNKLKSRFEKHFIPRRNVIFERARFNQRSQLEHEAVEEFVTDLHRLAESCDFGSLKDELIRDRLVVGLRDKNLSEKLQLDANLTLEKAVNTARQSETVKGQQPVVRGNGLSSSTTTPALDAVTQHPCQGTNNSRRTRRPTPRHSAGQSVQQRSACRWCGSAQPHERAQCPAQGKQCILCQKLGHFATVCQSRKTNEPGKQSRAKRPGPSRGPTPKTVLEEVFLGTISNKSPTTDPWFITARVQETDIRFKVDTGADVTAIPASALPPKDLSCVTRPTKVLYGPGRSKIDTVGQLKVDITWNGRTTRQDVFVVRHLQHTLLGRPAIQSLNVLPQILAVEESSTSDPIASKYKKLFGPLGHMNTAYDIKLVAGAKPHAVNYPRRVPIPLLPSVQAELKRMEGLGVIHQVDRPTAWCAPMVVAKKKDGKLRICVDYAELNKQVMRERLIMPTVEENLCHISGAKLFSKLDANAGYWQVPLSPPSSELTTFITPFGRYRFLRLPFGISTAPEFFQREMLRILEGLEGTSCHMDDILIYGKDQAEHDQRLEAVLKTLAKAGVTLNPQKCQFRKTRIEFLGHILDAEGISADPAKTEAVRRLPPPRNVAELRSFFGMVNHLMKSLPGLAEKTKPLRDLLSQDAAWLWSPRQQQAFESIKDDLTRTPVLAFYSPERPITLSVDASSYGLGAVLLQEETDGHRRPVAYASRALSEAEQRYAQVEKEALAIVWACDKFRMYVLGLQFHVETDHKPLVPIFSAKRLDELTPRLQRLRLRTLEYDFTITHVPGKQLFTADVLSRNPLTSNWAEDFTLARELKEYEALALDLLPASSDMLTRIRESLPQDATLSLVMEYCSTQWPSVTVLTEECRKYVTVADELAPIDGLLLRGTRLVIPAALRHEVMTHLHTGHQGITRCRARAREAAWWPGISQHLHDFIKRCPICQMHRKPTTEPLLQTPLPERPWQVIGMDIFHENRQNYLVVVDYFSKFFEVSHLRTTTSSDLIAELRPMFARYGMPEVVRSDNGPQFPSSEFRRFLAACGSTHITSSPYYPQSNGQAERSVQTAKSLMARSPDLHQALLAYRTTPGACGYTPAELLMGRQLRSNVPVLPTTLTPSWPHLRKYRRRYKREQAVRAASYNKRHRTKERPELRSNTAVRIFAGAAAHGTVCTEGPTPRSYMVQTSSGVTRRTKQHLQEGAMAQPTTLKPPVPPQKSIGTTRYGRTVKQPDRYGY